A genomic segment from Necator americanus strain Aroian chromosome III, whole genome shotgun sequence encodes:
- a CDS encoding hypothetical protein (NECATOR_CHRIII.G10313.T6), with translation MIDKETKRKQRKLGEKLLKRKSASKTWREHKQATAEKREKALLIANQELKQLQESVADDTSSHKKAGNYSISIAVPGSFLNNGQSAELRTYMAGQIARAATLFCVDYVIVYDETSKMTQEHVAAYWSGKWRGDIAPSDSNFESCFHLARILEYVECPQYLRKYLFPFQKPLKYAGLLNPLDAHHHLRSDDVSIPFREGVILDKPVKADRGMLCDVGLEKELELEDKVKLPAATRVTVEITNLGTESKRYRGKLSNARTVRAKTSKYWGYSLQLATNLKEAIDRKKFDLVIGTSPRGEPVSSMYVNTLSDIRILLVFGGVSGVDAALEAEEASAETRAEEAFDRLINSLPYKGTNSERVEENVFITLFDMLFTFSKLLYEVVHSGAVKRSIALSGLRGCSTFTCRTVAQLRITQKVFISQTTPSTPITTKIVKKKRSDESDNAGTLAVNKQRSTPAFAAAQADQ, from the exons ATGATAGACAAAGAAACGAAGCGGAAGCAGCGCAAACTTGGAGAGAAGTTGCTCAAGAGAAAAAGCGCCAGCAAAACTTGGAGAGAAC ACAAACAAGCTACAGCAGAAAAACGAGAGAAGGCCTTGTTGATTGCAAACCAAGAGCTTAAGCAACTTCAGGAGTCTGTCGCTGATGATACATCGTCGCATAAAAAAG CCGGGAACTACTCCATCTCTATAGCGGTACCCGGATCTTTTCTCAACAATGGTCAGAGTGCTGAGCTTAGAACTTACATGGCTGGACAG ATCGCACGTGCAGCTACTCTTTTCTGTGTGGACTATGTGATTGTCTACGACGAAACCAGCAAGATGACACAAGA ACATGTGGCTGCGTATTGGTCCGGAAAGTGGAGAGGTGATATAGCCCCGTCAGATTCAAACTTCGAATCGTGCTTCCATTTGGCTCGAATACTTGAATATGTAGAATGTCCACAGTATCTGAGGAAGTACTTGTTCCCTTTCCAGAAGCCACTAAAGTACGCAG GTCTTCTGAATCCACTTGATGCTCATCATCATTTGCGAAGTGATGATGTATCCATACCATTCAGGGAAGGTGTAATTCTTGATAAGCCAGTCAAAGCAGACAGGGGAATGTTGTGCGACGTTGGACTTGAAAAG GAACTCGAACTAGAAGATAAAGTTAAGTTGCCCGCTGCTACTCGAGTTACAGTCGAAATAACTAACTTGGGAACAG AATCAAAACGATATCGAGGAAAGCTATCAAATGCGCGAACTGTTCGGGCGAAAACGAGCAAGTATTGGGGCTACTCGCTGCAGTTAGCGACCAATTTGAAAGAAGCTATTGACAG aaaaaaattcgatctaGTGATTGGAACATCACCAAGAGGTGAGCCTGTCAGCAGCATGTACGTGAATACCTTGAGTGACAT aCGTATCCTGCTTGTTTTTGGCGGTGTTTCCGGAGTGGATGCTGCACTGGAAGCCGAAGAAGCTTCAGCTGAGACACGTGCCGAGGAAGCGTTTGATCGATTGATCAACTCTCTTCCATACAAAGGAACCAATAGCGAACGTgtagaagaaaacgtttttaTAACCCT GTTTGATATGTTGTTTACTTTCTCAAAGTTGCTTTATGAAGTCGTACACTCCGGGGCCGTAAAGAGAAGCATAGCG TTGAGCGGTCTTCGTGGATGTAGCACGTTCACTTGTCGTACCGTTGCCCAATTACGAATAACTCAGAAAGTATTCATCTCTCAAACTACTCCATCGACACCCATTACTACAAAGATTGTCAAAAAGAAAC gCTCTGACGAAAGCGATAACGCCggaacgttagctgttaataaacaAAGATCAACACCAGCCTTTGCTGCAGCTCAAGCTGATCAATAA
- a CDS encoding hypothetical protein (NECATOR_CHRIII.G10313.T2) yields the protein MLFTFSKLLYEVVHSGAVKRSIALSGLRGCSTFTCRTVAQLRITQKVFISQTTPSTPITTKIVKKKRSDESDNAGTLAVNKQRSTPAFAAAQADQ from the exons ATGTTGTTTACTTTCTCAAAGTTGCTTTATGAAGTCGTACACTCCGGGGCCGTAAAGAGAAGCATAGCG TTGAGCGGTCTTCGTGGATGTAGCACGTTCACTTGTCGTACCGTTGCCCAATTACGAATAACTCAGAAAGTATTCATCTCTCAAACTACTCCATCGACACCCATTACTACAAAGATTGTCAAAAAGAAAC gCTCTGACGAAAGCGATAACGCCggaacgttagctgttaataaacaAAGATCAACACCAGCCTTTGCTGCAGCTCAAGCTGATCAATAA
- a CDS encoding hypothetical protein (NECATOR_CHRIII.G10313.T3) — protein sequence MIDKETKRKQRKLGEKLLKRKSASKTWREHKQATAEKREKALLIANQELKQLQESVADDTSSHKKAGNYSISIAVPGSFLNNGQSAELRTYMAGQIARAATLFCVDYVIVYDETSKMTQEHVAAYWSGKWRGDIAPSDSNFESCFHLARILEYVECPQYLRKYLFPFQKPLKYAGLLNPLDAHHHLRSDDVSIPFREGVILDKPVKADRGMLCDVGLEKELELEDKVKLPAATRVTVEITNLGTESKRYRGKLSNARTVRAKTSKYWGYSLQLATNLKEAIDRKKFDLVIGTSPRGEPVSSMYVNTLSDIRILLVFGGVSGVDAALEAEEASAETRAEEAFDRLINSLPYKGTNSERVEENVFITLSEVTMRLQQLFS from the exons ATGATAGACAAAGAAACGAAGCGGAAGCAGCGCAAACTTGGAGAGAAGTTGCTCAAGAGAAAAAGCGCCAGCAAAACTTGGAGAGAAC ACAAACAAGCTACAGCAGAAAAACGAGAGAAGGCCTTGTTGATTGCAAACCAAGAGCTTAAGCAACTTCAGGAGTCTGTCGCTGATGATACATCGTCGCATAAAAAAG CCGGGAACTACTCCATCTCTATAGCGGTACCCGGATCTTTTCTCAACAATGGTCAGAGTGCTGAGCTTAGAACTTACATGGCTGGACAG ATCGCACGTGCAGCTACTCTTTTCTGTGTGGACTATGTGATTGTCTACGACGAAACCAGCAAGATGACACAAGA ACATGTGGCTGCGTATTGGTCCGGAAAGTGGAGAGGTGATATAGCCCCGTCAGATTCAAACTTCGAATCGTGCTTCCATTTGGCTCGAATACTTGAATATGTAGAATGTCCACAGTATCTGAGGAAGTACTTGTTCCCTTTCCAGAAGCCACTAAAGTACGCAG GTCTTCTGAATCCACTTGATGCTCATCATCATTTGCGAAGTGATGATGTATCCATACCATTCAGGGAAGGTGTAATTCTTGATAAGCCAGTCAAAGCAGACAGGGGAATGTTGTGCGACGTTGGACTTGAAAAG GAACTCGAACTAGAAGATAAAGTTAAGTTGCCCGCTGCTACTCGAGTTACAGTCGAAATAACTAACTTGGGAACAG AATCAAAACGATATCGAGGAAAGCTATCAAATGCGCGAACTGTTCGGGCGAAAACGAGCAAGTATTGGGGCTACTCGCTGCAGTTAGCGACCAATTTGAAAGAAGCTATTGACAG aaaaaaattcgatctaGTGATTGGAACATCACCAAGAGGTGAGCCTGTCAGCAGCATGTACGTGAATACCTTGAGTGACAT aCGTATCCTGCTTGTTTTTGGCGGTGTTTCCGGAGTGGATGCTGCACTGGAAGCCGAAGAAGCTTCAGCTGAGACACGTGCCGAGGAAGCGTTTGATCGATTGATCAACTCTCTTCCATACAAAGGAACCAATAGCGAACGTgtagaagaaaacgtttttaTAACCCTGTCTGAGGTTACAATGCGATTGCAGCAGCTTTTTTCGTGA